CAGCGCGGAGGCCAGTTTAGAGTCAGCCAGAGCAGAACTTGCTCAGGTGATGAAGCGACCCACCGAGGTGGAGCTCCGGCAAAGGGAATACGCTTACCAACAGGCGCTGATTGAATATCAGAATGCCAAGACTGCCCTGGAGCGGAGTCGAAGGCTTTTTGCTTCGGGGGGGATTTCCCAGGAAGAACTGAATGCGAGTGAGCAAAACGTACTCCTCAGGGAGAAGGCACTGCGGGTAACCGAAGCTGAACTCAGGGAAACGCAAAATTTACCTGATCAGGAAAACCTGGCCATTGCTCAGAGTGCGGTGACCAGGGCGGAGGCCAATCTCCGTTCAATTCGGAAAAAAATTGAAGCATCCACCATTGCTTCCCCCATTGAGGGGACGGTCATGAAAATCGATGTCCGGGAGGAAGAAATGGTGGCGGTGGGGAAAACCTTGGCTGTGGTGGCTGATTTACGCACCATGAAGGCCGTGATTCCGGTGAACGAAGTGGATGTTCCTAAGGTTAAATCAGGACAGAGGGCTATTGTGAAGCTTGATGCCTACCCTGGAAGAGAGTTCGAGGGTAAGGTGATAAACACGTCCCAGCAGGAGTCGATATCTGGAAACGTGGTCACCTATGAGACCATTATTCATCTTGATAATTCGGAAGGGTTACTGCGTTCGGGTATGACA
The genomic region above belongs to Atribacterota bacterium and contains:
- a CDS encoding efflux RND transporter periplasmic adaptor subunit produces the protein MRRNSPFFSVIVAIFFLLSGCGMPGNRSQSEGAGPRNTLQMLPSVKVVRGSITESVSELGTLEPLDRVEVKLVEAVAASGGEIKKILVKEGETVFKGQPLMELDTEELEINLLSAEASLESARAELAQVMKRPTEVELRQREYAYQQALIEYQNAKTALERSRRLFASGGISQEELNASEQNVLLREKALRVTEAELRETQNLPDQENLAIAQSAVTRAEANLRSIRKKIEASTIASPIEGTVMKIDVREEEMVAVGKTLAVVADLRTMKAVIPVNEVDVPKVKSGQRAIVKLDAYPGREFEGKVINTSQQESISGNVVTYETIIHLDNSEGLLRSGMTVDVQILCASKENTLVIPFTALQEEGGETYVLVKKGERETERRPVKVGLRSETTVEIVEGLEEGEEVVIALGSRSQVTAGGSTEPETGGPPM